The genomic segment TACGTTTTACAGAAAAGATGGAAACTTACAATTTCAGGATATTCTTATTGAATACCAATTAAAAACAGCAAAAGGAGAATCCGAATCTGTGGAAGCTTCGATGGGTAACCCAAATGAAATTGTTTATAACCCAAACACGAATCAGGTGGCAGGACATTTTCAACGACAAGAAGATCTATACCAAACGAACTCCCTTGTCTTTAGTCATTCCGACTTTAGTAAAAAGTTTAAAATTTTTTTAACTTTAAAAAAAGATGGTAAAATTATTTCCTTAAAGGAACTGACAACAACTCCACCAAACCCTCCTGCTATCCCAACAAATACAATCGCCTTACCAACTATAAGTTATGAAACCAAGCGAACACTCTTTACTAGCGGAGGAATTCCTACAGAATATCAAGTAATTTATATCAAATTCCAAGCTGGTGCAGATCTGTCCGCTTACACTAGGTTAGATGCATATATTGGTAGACCAAACGTGATTAGCCTCGCTGCTGACAATTATAATGTTATCAATTATATTAAAGTAAGCTCTTATGATAAATTTTCTGGATATTTTTTATTTCTCACGCCGGAACTGAATTCTGCATATAAGGTTATTGTTGTTGGCTCTACCGCAGATGCGAAAGGAAATCGAAGTATCGATACGGTTCCTCCCCCACCTCCACCATCACCTTGCGCTGGAAGTGTAACAGCACCAACTACCATAGGAAACTGTGCTACACATTGTTTGGTTGTTGATCTGGTTGGAAATCAATTGGAATATACAGCACAAACATCAATTGGAACTACCGCTGAAGAGTATTTATATATTGATTCGACTAGTTCCACAGTAAGTGGGGGAACTGGACCTGCGAGTTTTGCATATATCGAACATTTTTCTCCCATCGGAATAGGAGCATACCAAACAGACCCAAGATCATTTGATGTCACAGCTTACAATAATGCTTGTGTAGTTTTATCATCTTATCTTGTCCAAGATGGACCAGGAGGATTTAGCGATTCCTATTTAACTGGCAAAGTAACGGTTCCTTAGTTAAGGAACATTGATTTTACGAAACATCCAAATCATTCAATTTGGATTGGATTTTGATTCACAATTGGAAATCGAATTTCAAAATTTGTGCCTTTGGTTTTTTCGATATCGATTGTTCCGCGTAATTGTTTCACTAAATTTTTGACCAAAGTCAGTCCGATTCCCTTTCCATCTAACAGTGTATTATCAATACCTAGGCCATTGTCTTTCACAACAAGGACAAACTGGTCTTCTATCTTACCCAAAGTAACTTCAATTTTTCCTTCTACCCGATTCATAAAAGCATGACGAAAGGAATTAGAAACAAGTTCGTTTAATATAAGACCCATAGGAATGGCACGGTCCAAGTCCATTTCTAACCCTTCTTCAATTAACTCATGCAATTCAATATTATTTTTTTCATTTAAATACGTAATTTTCAAATTACCTAAAATTGAATTAAAAATAAGATTCAAATCAACATATAATAAATTTGGTGAACCATAAATTATTTTATGAACAGATGCAATTGCCATAATTCTATTTTGAATTAATCCTAAAGAAGTAGTTAATTTTAAGTCATTCTCTGACTCTACCTGCATTGCTAAAAGACCTGAGATAATTTGTAGATTATTGTTTACTCTATGGTGAATTTCCGTGAGTAATTTTGATTTTAATTTCAAATCAGACTTGATCTGTCTTTCATGTTCAATCCTTTTGTTTTGTTCCTTTTTTACAGAATGAACATATAAAAAGATAAGAAAAAACATGGCATAAAGATCTTTAAAAAAACCTTCATACTCATCAAAATAATCTATGGAAAACCCATGTTCAAATACATTTGAGATACTTACATAACAAGGAATGACCGCAAGGATCAATACGAATATTCCTTCTCCACGGTATTGTGGGTGTTGGATCAAATGTTTGATTATGATGTATATCGCAATTAGATAAACAAGTAAAGAAAAAAGATTGAGTAACGCCACGAAATTCATATCAACGACTAAACACCAATATTTCCTTTTTTAAACTCACCAAAAATAGAATTGCGGAAAGAAAGTAAAAAGAATGTTCGAGAAGATTAAAAAAATCATGGAAAAAAAATCCTTCGATGACAGTAAAAATATTACTTAGCCAAACACAGAAAAACCCTAAAATCAAATAGTAAAATTTTGGAATGAAACCAGAACCAAGCAACCGTAAAGTGATCACCAACCCTACGCTATCAAAAATAAGATTCAATACTTCACTTATTTGATACATTTTTCACCAATACAGGGAAGACCTGGTTTTACCTAGACGATAAACTATAACAGGATTCTGTTTATGGTAAAGTGATAATTTGGAAAAAATGGAACATAAATTCCCAAAATGAATCAGAATTTATTGGTTTTATAAAAATTGATTGCTAGGTATTAGATTCATTTCATACAAAATGGCAATGTCTGAATTTCCCTTTTTGAAATTTTCTGCAAAAATTGAGATCATCGGAATCAATCCTTTTGTTTTTTTACCCGAACCTATTTTGTTAGCACTCATGAAACAAGCAAAAACAGATAAAGGTAAAATTCGAGTGGCTCTTAAAATTGATGGATTCCCATTTACACAAACACTCGTTAAATACAGTGGACACTGGCGTTTGTATTTGAATACTCCGATGCGAAAAGCAGCAAAAAAAGAAGTGGGAGATAACGCAAATTTTGAGATCAAGTTCAATCCTGAGAAAAAAATTCACCCTGTGTCTATTGAACTAAAAGTTGCATTGGGAAAAAACAAAAAAGCAAAAGATAAGTTTGATTCATTAAGCCCATCCCTTCAAAATGAAATGATGCGGTATATCTTTGGACTTAAGTCGGAAAAAAGTAAAAAAGAGAACGTAGACCGGGCCATATTATTTTTGTTGGGAAGTGGAAAGTTTCTCGGTAGAGATGCATCATAGAGTTCCCTACCGACAGATTTATTTTTTAACATTAAGATAAATCAAGAATACTACTTTTAGCCAATCGCAAAACATCTGTCAGAAATTTTCGATGACTTATAATCAATTCTTGTTTTGATTCCCGGGCAGGATTAAAAATACCACGTTTTCTAAAAACTTTCCAAGGATCCAATTGAATGTCAGCCCAAGTTCCAATCTCCAATGTTAAAGGAAGAAATCTTGATCCATTCGGATTTGATTTGAGTTTTGCTTTTTGATACTGATTATACAAACGATCCCAAAGGTCCCCATGGGTTGTGTAGGTTTCGCTTTGAGGACCAAACCGATATAAGATATGATTAAATTTAGTAGTTAAATGATTTGCAATTTTTTGAAACAAAGGTTCATCTATACACTGTTCATGAGTTCCTGCGTACGGCCACCAAACATGATCTACTGCACCAAATCCAGAATGAATATCGATTACAGGTATCATAAAGTTTTCGGCAGGTAACAGATATTTGTTGTAAAATCGATCTAATACTTTCGATTCTGCCTGTAAAACATTGCCTCTATAATATGGAAATACGTTGGAAAGCTTATGGCCACCAAAAAAGAAAGGAGCTTTCACAGCCTCCACGCCAGAGTTTCGCATGAGATCAACACCACCAGGGTTCGACCTACGTTTCATTGCTACACCACCGGGATTCAAGATTGGAATACAGACAATTCCAAGCTCCCCATCTTTAATCTCTCGATATAATTCCGAATTTTTGCGACTAAACAAATCATCCAAAAAATCTAATAGCACACGAATTCCGATCGTTTCTAAACCATGTACACCCGCAACTAAACCAGCTACGTTTTGTTTGATTGCTTTCTCTTTTCCAATTTCTAAAACATAAATGGGAAATCGAAAACCTTCTTTTGTCCTTGTGGAAAAACCAAACTGTTTGAACCTAACTAGTTTACCACCTAACTTTACAATCTTCAATATCCTATTCTCGTATCGATTGAGACGTTTCATTCCTCTAAGCATCAAATATTAACCTATAAACCCTAGTTACACTTTCAAATATCACGAAACCAAAAATGAATGACCTCGGCAAGTCTCACTTTCTCAAACGGAAACCTTTTGGTGAAATTCAATTTAGTTTAATTATATTACAATTTGGTTACGAAAAATGAGTTCACTCGGGAAAAATTAAAAGATAAAGATAGAATTGAACAATATATAAAATAAAGTTTATGAATTTCATTTACGTAAAAACTGGCTTAAGTCCAAGTTTAACCAATGAGACAACCTGCAAAAAAAACAAACACAAAAAAATACAAGGAAGAGTTCGTTACAACCAATGGAACAAAATTACATCTAGGAATTTGGCCTGGTACCAAACAAACAATTATTTGTCTGCATGGATTGTCAGGAAATTTATATTCGATGAAACCTTTGGCAGAAAAATTGAATCGTTTAGGCTACAGAGTTTTGTCTTATGATTTACGCGGAAGAGGAAATTCAGATAAACCAAAATCAGGTTATGGATTTCAAAATCATATCAATGACCTGAGAGGAATAATTTCTCATTACAAAATAAAAAACCCTATTTTTTTTGGACATTCCTTCGGTTGTATGATTGCTCTGCGTTATGCGATTCTTTTTCCAGAACAGGTGAAAGCAATGATTCTTATGGATGGTGGCGGTCTTCTTTCTCTGCCTAAAAGAATTCAAATACTCAAAGTATTAAAACAGTCCTTTGATAGATTGGATGTCGTTTACCCAACGGTTTCTGATTATTTAAAGCTGGTGCAAAACTCACCCTTGGTTCCTCGATGGTCAAAAATAATCGAAGAATACTTCCGACTTGAACTACAGAAATATAAAGCAGGATTTGTCTGCCATATGCCAAAGTTTGTTATGGAAGAAGAACTTAAAGAAATGGGGGGATCCATACAACTTGCAAATATATTAAAATATGTAATGTTAGATCCCAAACGAGTGATTTCAAAAATGATAGAAAACAAAAATCTAGAATTTGAAAAAATACAGGCACCCACTCTCATCCTTCGCGCAACAGAAATGAATTTATTTCCCAATGACGATCTATTACCAAAAGAATCATTCAACTCGATGTTAAAAAGAATTCCAAACGCAAGTGGAAAAGAAATCAAAACAAACCATTATGGAATTCTTTTTGACAAATTAAAAGAAAGAGATTTGGCGATCGAAAATTTTTTACTTTTACAGGGAATTTCTAAGTAGCAAACACCAAAATTAGTTTTAGAATTGAAAATCGATTCATATTTACTCCTCAAACTTCGTTTATACTTTAGAGAGCAAATATAACAAGAAGGACAAACAATAGGCAATAATTTTTTTACAACATGTAATCATGCAATCAGAACTCCAAAAAGAATATTGTTACACCATGAGAGGATTCGATACAATGGCATTGACTTCATCCGTACAATTCCTAACCTAAGGTTAGATTCTGCATGAATAGTTAAAATATGCTTTTATAGGCAGTATGGAATCAATCAATATGACAGCAGAGAAAAAAAAGGAACGTTGTTCCTGGTGTTTAAAATTTGACGATTACGTTAAATACCATGATGAAGAATGGGGTGTCCCCGTTCACAATGACCAAATTCATTTTGAATTTCTAATTCTGGAAGGAGCACAAGCGGGACTGAGTTGGTCTACGATTTTAAAGAAACGCGAAGGGTATAGAAAAGTATTTGCAAACTTTGATCCAACTAAGGTTTCAAAATTCACAGATAAAAAATTAGAAAAAATATTACTCGATCCATCGATTGTCCGGAATCGATTGAAAGTATTTGCCGCAGTAAACAACGCAAAACGTTTTTTGGAAATTCAAAAAGAGTTTGGATCTTTTGATAATTACATTTGGAGTTTTGTAGACAACAAACCCATTCAAAACAAACGAAAAAGTTTAAAAGATGTGCCCGCAACAACGAAAGAATCTGATGCCCTCAGCAAAGATTTAATCAAACGCGGATTTAAGTTTGTAGGAAGCACCGTCATCTATGCCCATATGCAAGCCTGTGGACTTGTTAATGACCATGTAGAAAGTTGTTTTCGTTATCAGGAACTCACCTCTTGAGTACTCCATAAAATATTACATTCACAACTTCTAATTGAAACTCATGAATATTCAATGGAATTGTAATAGAATTCTTATTGCTGAGAATCATTTCAATGGAAGAAAGAAAAAGATGGACGGCAACTTCGGGCATAAAACCTTCCCGAAGTTCTCCTTTCATTTTCGCCATATGAAATATCTTCCCAATAGATTCAGGGACTTCTTTTTCTCTACGTTTTCTAAATCTTTCCATTTGATGCGGGAACATCTCTGAAATTTCTCTAATAAACAAATCATTCATCACATATGGAGATTCTTCCACAAGAGACTGGTGCATTTTGGAAAACTTTTGCACTGCTGTTAATGTCTCATCATCTGCTATCGCCTGAATCACTTTTTGAATTTCATTTTGTTTGTACTCCATATAAAATTCCATCAGATCTTGTTTATTGGAGTAATATTTATATAAAGTTTTCCGACTGATCTTCAGTGAACTTGCGATTTCTTCCATTTTTGTTTTGGAATATCCATACTTTAAGAATAATTCTTCTGCTTTTTCTAATATTCTAATCTGCACCGGATCCAAATTAAAAACCCTCACTTTGTCTTTTTACTCATGGAATCAATCAATCTTGTTATGTACTGATACACCGCAGGAATCACGTAAAGAGTAAGAATGGTAGAAGAAATCAAACCTCCAATCACTGTCACTCCCATACTGGTTCTCTGTTTGGATGCCTCATTGAGTCCAATGGCAACAGGCAACATCCCCGCAATCAGTGCAATTGATGTCATTAGGATCGGCCTTAACCTCGCCCTTCCTGCCTCGATAAGTGCAGTCCGAGTATCTACTCCAGTATTTTGTAAGTCTTTTGCAAAATCAATGAGAAGAATCGAATTTTTAGTAGCCAATCCGAAAAGTAAAATCATCCCAATATTCGCAAATATATCCATTGATTTGCCAGTCAAAAACAAACCGAAGAATGCTCCTGTCATTGCTAGTGGAATTACCACCAAAATGGAAATCGGAATGATAAAACTTTCATACAACGAAGCAAGCACCAGATAAATAAACACAACTCCTAACCCAAGTGCGATGGCCATATTCTTTCCCGTAGATTCCAAATTTTCCGTTTGCCCACTATAAGAAACTTTGATTCCCTCAGGTGTTGGTAGCTCCTCTTTTAAAATTCTTTGTAATTCAGACATTACATACCCAGACCCACGCCCATTTGGATCCGTATCCGCAGATATTTCTACAGACCGACTTCGATTTTGTCTTTGGATCGTAGCAGGTCCAGTTGTGGGAACACCTGACGTAACAAAAGAAAGCGGGACCAGATAACCGTTGATATTTGGGACAGAGACATGATAAAAATTCTTTTCTATGTTTCTTTGTTCTTCTAACATTCTAACACGAATATCATACTCTAAGTTTTTTTCTCGAAACACTGCAGGAGTATCACCCTCAAGCATTGTTCTAAGTTCTTTTCCTAATGACTGAGGATTTACACCCATCTTTACAATTTGATCTCCCTTCGGAACAATTTTAAATTCAGGGGCACCTTCACGGAGACTAATGTCTGGATCTGTTAGGTCAGGAATTTTATTTATTTTTTCAAATACTAATTTACTATAAGATTCCACTTCTTCTGGATCATTTCCAGTAATGACAAAGGAAAAGGATCTTTGGCCACCTCCAATCGCATCGTAATTTTTTACGATAGGTTTTGCATAAGCGTAAGGTGATAGTTCTTTTCTAATGTAGTCTTTGAACTGTGGAGTATTCAGTTTTCTCTTTTTGGCAGGAACTAATTCCACATAGATATCAATTTTATTTTGTTTTACATACCCAGCAGTTAAATTCACTTCTTTTTTAGATCGCAAAAGTGTATTAACTTTTTCGTTTAGTTCTTTTGTAGCTTCTACACTAGAACCAGGTGGCAGTTCAAAGGTTACTGTAAATTGACCTAAATCTTGTGTTGGAATGAATTCGGATTTTAAAGTCCTTGATACAAATATACTACTTACAAATATAAACAGCGCTATCCCTAAAACGAATAATGGATGTTTGGTTGATATTTGCAAAGTTCTCACATAACCATTGGTTAATTTTTCTTGGAATCGATCAAAGGCACGAAGTGGAACCGATAAATATCTTTCTATTTTTCCCGGTTCTTTGGGGTTATGTTCTCCACCAAAATATGCTGACATCATCGGCGCAATGGTTAATGCATCATACAAGGAAATGAGTAAGGCAAAACATACGGTTAGTCCAAAGGGACGAAGGATTTGACCGATCACTCCATCAATAAAAGCAATGGGACCAAAGACAGCCAAAATCGCGAATGTAGTTGCAATTACAGCCAAAGTAACTTCTTTCGTTCCATCAAGTGCTGCTTGTTTGCTATCCTTACCCATCTCTTTATGTCTGTGAATATTTTCTCTGACCACAATCGCATCATCAATGAGTAGTCCTACTGCAAGAGATAACGCAAGCAAAGTCATTTGGTTGATGGTAAACCCAGCAAAACTCATTAGAATGAAAGAACCAAGAAGTGAAGTTGGTAAAGCAAGTCCTGTAATCAATGTGGAACGAACACTACCTAAAAAAAATAACACCACAATGATCGTGAGTGCAATTCCTATATAAATGGATTCTTCTACGTCCCAAACATTATCTTTAACCACTTTAGAAGAATCATTATAATAATCGAATTTGACATCCGGAAATTCTTTCTGAAGATCTGCAACTTTCTTTTTTACTGCTTCTGCCACCTGAACCGAGTTAGCACCTGATTGTTTATAAACGAGTAAAAATAGTGCAGGTTTTCCATTCCAAAACGCAAGAGAAGTCACATCTTCTGAACCTACAACCACTCGACCCACATCGGACAACTGAATTGGCACTTCATTATTTAAAAAACTAATTGGGACATTTCGAATTTCATCAAAACTTCGGTATTCATTGATGGTTCGAAAAGATAAATCGGATCGTTCCCCTCTTACTTTTCCCGCCGGAATGTTAGCACCTCCAGCAGCGATTCTTTGTGAAACTTGAGAAGCAGACAAATTTCTGGATTTCAATTTATTTCGATCCAGTTCTACCCAAATTTCCTTTTTCCTTCCCCCTACAATGTCTACGGATCCAACGTTCGAAATAGAAATTAACCTTTGTTTTATGGTCTCAGAGGCAAAATCATAAAATTCATTATCTTCTAAATTAGATTGCAGTGAAAGACTTAAGATGGGTTGGTCTGCCGGATCCAATCGTTTGATAACAGGTTCATCCACTTCTGCGGGAAGTTTTTTCTTGGCAAAAGCAACTTTGTCGCGAATTTGTTGCTCCGCATAACTGATGACAGTTTCAGAAGAAAACTCTGCAACAATGACCACTGATCCTTCATTACAAATAGATCTAAGTTTTTTCAATCCAGAGATTGTAGAAAGTTCATCTTCGATTGGTTTGGCGACCAGTGTTTCAATTTCATTGGGAGCCGCACCAGGATAAGTTGCATTGATGGATATTGTGGGAAAACTGATATCCGGAAAGTTTTCTACCCCGAGTTTGCCAAAACTAACAATCCCGACAACAACGATGAGAATGACTGTACAAGCGATGAATACAGGTCTTTGTATGGATAATTTTGCTAAATTCATTGGTTTTCCTCGGTGTTTAGTAAAGTAAGTTGTTCTGGATCTAATGAGTATTTTTCAAAGAAAGTGCCTTTGGAAATCTCATACTGGATAATAGCAATATTATAGGTGATTAGAGATTGTGAATGGTTGGACTGTGAACGAACATAAGCATCCATTGCATTTCTTAATACAATGGATGTTCCCCTTCCATTGCGAAATGCAGACAAAGCCTTATCATAAAAAAGTTTACTTTCCTCTCTATTTTTCTTTGCTTCTAAAAAGAGTTCATAACTGACAGTTAAGTTTTCGCGTTTTGATAATAAATCAGCTCTTACTTTATTTTGAGTTTCTGCCCATTCTAATTGCGCTTGTCTTTTTTCGGATTCAGCCTTTGTATATTCTGCTTCCGCAATTTCATTTCCTAAAGGATATTCTAATTTAAATTCTGCAGTGTTTTGATTGAACCTACCACCAAGAATTCCGTAAAAATCTTGGGGAAATTGTTGGTCATAATTTTTAAAGTTATATGTCCCACCAACGGAAAATTTTGGCAACAAACCGTTGTCTGCTGACTTCAAATTGTCTTCTGAATTTTTTAATTGCAAAAGTGATGCCCGAACATCATATCTTTTTTCTAAGGCAACTAAAACTTCCTTTTCATAATCAGAAGTTACTGCAACTTGTTCTTCAATCAATACTGGTAAAAAGGAAAAACTTTCTTCTGGTTCCTTTCCTAAAGATGTCAATAAGTCTCTTCTGTTTTTGTTTCTTTCTAATTCAGAATTTTTTACGGCACTCGTAGCAGAAAGAACAATGGAATTCCATTGGTGGATATCACCCGTAGTATCAAATCCAAAGTTTGCTTTTTTTGAATAAATGTCGCGGATCAATTTGGCATTTCCAAGTAAGGAAGAATTTGTTTCTAGAACTTCCTCGGACAAACTCAAATTCCAAAACTCGATCAACGAATTCACCAAACTTTTAGATAATGAATCTAAAGTATTTAATCTTTGGATTGATGATGAGCGCCTAGCAGTCGCTAATTTTAACCGATCTTGGTATCCAAAAAAGTTTTTTAGGAGATCCTGACTGATATTGATTCCCACAGTGGCAAAATGATAAGAAGGTTGAGCAAAACTTGAAAACCCACTGGAACTTTGTGTTTTACCAGCATTCGTTTCATAACGATTGTCAATGATAGCAATACCGAGTGAGGTTCCTGTGCTAAACTTTTTATTGATACCCGCCTGTATGCTGTTATCTGTTATTTTTGTTCCCTGAATGGCATATTGGGGCAGGTTGAAGTTGGTTGTATTTTTTGCGGTTCCTTTTGCCTCCGCAGTCCATGCATAAGCGCCATTTGTTTTTTCCCATTCGTAATTCGTTGTTTTTAGCTGCAACTTCAGTGTCTGCAGACTGACTTGGTTTTCCCAGGCCATCCGAAGGATGTCGTCCATGCGAAGGATATTTGCTTTCGCTGGTTCTTTTGCCTCGATCGGACCAAGAAGCCCTGAGAGTGCAAAAATAACCGCAAGCAGGCAAACGGTGGTAGGATTCTGTTGAGTTTCGATTATTTGCTTTGGAAACATAATTTGTATCCTTTGTTTCTTTAGGGAACAAATATCGTTTATTTTGTCTCCTGGCAAGTAAAAAAAATACAGACTAGGAAAACGGAAATTTTGCCGGAATTGTACTAAGAAAATTGAATCAATGTAGGGGATTTGATGATGCCAGTGGAAAATTGAGTGCTAAGTAAGTAAAAAAATCCAGAAAGTTTTTTTAGTCAGACTAAAAGTCCATTGGAACCAAAAACCTTCTGGGCTTGGAGAATTTATATTTATTTTTTTTCAGCAACCACCACTGCTTTGATTAACTTCCATTCTTTTTGGTCCCAATAGAAAGTATACATGGATTGAAATTTCATAACCTTACTTTCTAATTCCGCTTTTACAAATCCAAACTGGTCCATAAAATCTATCGAGTGAATGTGGACCTTTCTTTCGACACCACCGATCTTTCCATCTTTTAGTGATTGAATATAATTTGTTTTATTAGAACTGAATATCGTATCACTTCCTTTGAGATAAACACTATCTGCATATTCCCCATGGAACTTTGATTCAACTTCAGAAACTTTCCTTTCGTCGATATTTCTCATAACTGAAATGAATTCTTTTTCCAAAGAATCCCGATTCCCTTCTGCCTTTGTTTGATTTGTGATCATCATTCCTCCTAAAATCACTAAAAATCCAAATACTAAGTCTTTCATAAACAAACCTCCATTTGTTGCTATAGCAACAAATTACTAAAAAAAATTAATCCAACGATTCCTCATAAATTTGATCAATGATCCGTTTGAATGTTTTAAAATCTTGTGCAGAAAGTTTTTTAAACATTCGTTTGCGCTCCTCAGTCACTACAGACACCATCAATTGATATATCTCAGAACCTTTTTTGGTAGGATATACCTGGTTTTTTCTTTTATCTTCTGGATCGGACTGAATTTTAATCCAACCCTTCTCTTCCATATTCCGAAGAGCCCTCGCCATAGAAGGTCTATCGTCAAAATCCCTTCCCAAATCCGATTGGCTACAACCAGGCTGTTTCATTAAACGAACGAGAACAAACCACTGCTCGGGAAACAATTCCAATCCATTCATTGATGCCAACCTCATGAACTGACGTCGCAAAGCACGGACTGTCCGATAAATGAGATAAGCGTATGAGTTTTCTAAATCGAATGAATCTGACATTTGTTGTTATAGCAACAATAAACTTTCCTCAAATTTTGTCAAGTTAGAATGGAAAGGTGAGAGGCCATAAAACCACAATCCTCTTGACAAGTGAAACGCCAAAATGATAGTCTAAAGGTTTACGCTAATTTACAGGAGCAATAAAAATGAATACAAAAAACAAAATTTGCCTCACTCATTTTGACTATGACCGATTGAAATTGTTAATTTCAAATCATACAAAAAGAAATAAAGTAGAGACCAATGTAAAAGATCTATTAGGAGAAATTGAAAGAGCTCAAAAAGTCGACTCTCGTATTATTCCACCTAACTATGTGACTATGAATTCTGTGATAGAAGTAAAAAATCTCGAAGAATTAGAATTTCAAGAATTTAGGTTAGTGTTTCCAGAAGATGCCAATACCCAAGAAAACAAAATTTCTGTACTGGCACCGATAGGAACGGCAATTTTAGGTTATAAAATTGGAGATGTAATCCAGTGGAAATTTCCTGGAGGACAAAACCAATTCCAAATTACCAACATCAAATACCAACCAGAGGCAAACGGAGATTATCATCTCTAAACTTCCACTGGTAGACCAACTTGTTGCGTTCCCAATCGATACAATCTTTGGGATTCCTATCATTAAAGGCCGGGCTCCTACGGGGTCCGCGTTCGCTCCCGTCTACCTATCGGCAGACCAAACCCTTCAGATCCGCAAGCGCAAATC from the Leptospira terpstrae serovar Hualin str. LT 11-33 = ATCC 700639 genome contains:
- a CDS encoding TolC family protein, which encodes MFPKQIIETQQNPTTVCLLAVIFALSGLLGPIEAKEPAKANILRMDDILRMAWENQVSLQTLKLQLKTTNYEWEKTNGAYAWTAEAKGTAKNTTNFNLPQYAIQGTKITDNSIQAGINKKFSTGTSLGIAIIDNRYETNAGKTQSSSGFSSFAQPSYHFATVGINISQDLLKNFFGYQDRLKLATARRSSSIQRLNTLDSLSKSLVNSLIEFWNLSLSEEVLETNSSLLGNAKLIRDIYSKKANFGFDTTGDIHQWNSIVLSATSAVKNSELERNKNRRDLLTSLGKEPEESFSFLPVLIEEQVAVTSDYEKEVLVALEKRYDVRASLLQLKNSEDNLKSADNGLLPKFSVGGTYNFKNYDQQFPQDFYGILGGRFNQNTAEFKLEYPLGNEIAEAEYTKAESEKRQAQLEWAETQNKVRADLLSKRENLTVSYELFLEAKKNREESKLFYDKALSAFRNGRGTSIVLRNAMDAYVRSQSNHSQSLITYNIAIIQYEISKGTFFEKYSLDPEQLTLLNTEENQ
- a CDS encoding MarR family winged helix-turn-helix transcriptional regulator, encoding MNGLELFPEQWFVLVRLMKQPGCSQSDLGRDFDDRPSMARALRNMEEKGWIKIQSDPEDKRKNQVYPTKKGSEIYQLMVSVVTEERKRMFKKLSAQDFKTFKRIIDQIYEESLD
- the rnk gene encoding nucleoside diphosphate kinase regulator; translation: MNTKNKICLTHFDYDRLKLLISNHTKRNKVETNVKDLLGEIERAQKVDSRIIPPNYVTMNSVIEVKNLEELEFQEFRLVFPEDANTQENKISVLAPIGTAILGYKIGDVIQWKFPGGQNQFQITNIKYQPEANGDYHL